From one Peromyscus maniculatus bairdii isolate BWxNUB_F1_BW_parent chromosome 17, HU_Pman_BW_mat_3.1, whole genome shotgun sequence genomic stretch:
- the Tex29 gene encoding testis-expressed protein 29 isoform X4, giving the protein MMDRCSCPVPLVLRCPVFQVWTLWVPCADVSRLPGVDALGPSVLGYPIFQAWLIPATLSSDSVRYSPEIKTSPPHILKKFAVCDIPLYEICDYNITRDQCKDLGCCFYRGVCYKKAVPIYVHVFSVLIMLIAGFFVVAIVFRVIQEVKRETEISVEAESSAKISEAPEQTTTQDPSSLKPTSTDSTKRTTSQVDATVTLSEAEETEE; this is encoded by the exons ATGATGGACAG ATGTTCATGTCCTGTACCCCTTGTGCTGAGGTGTCCTGTCTTTCAGGTGTGGACGCTCTGGGTCCCCTGTGCTGACGTGTCTCGTCTTCCAGGTGTGGACGCTCTGGGGCCCTCTGTTCTGGGGTATCCCATCTTCCAG GCATGGTTGATTCCTGCGACCCTTTCATCTGATTCTGTGAGATACTCCCCAGAGATCAAGACGTCCCCACCACACATCCTGAAGAAGTTTGCAG TGTGCGACATCCCTCTCTATGAGATCTGTGACTACAACATCACCAGGGACCAGTGCAAAGACCTCGGATGCTGTTTCTACAGGGGCGTCTGCTACAAGAAagctgttccca TTTATGTTCACGTGTTCTCCGTCCTGATCATGCTCATCGCGGGGTTCTTCGTCGTCGCCATCGTGTTCAG GGTTATACAGGAGGTTAAGAGAGAGACGGAGATCTCTGTGGAGGCCGAGTCGTCAGCCAAGATCAGTGAGGCGCCTGAGCAAACGACTACTCAAGACCCGTCGTCGCTCAAGCCTACCTCTACCGATAGCACTAAAAGAACTACAAGCCAAGTAGATG CCACAGTGACACTCTCGGAAGCCGAGGAAACGGAAGAATAA
- the Tex29 gene encoding testis-expressed protein 29 isoform X2 has translation MMDRCSCPVPLVLRCPVFQVWTLWVPCADVSRLPGVDALGPSVLGYPIFQVWTLWGPLLWGILSSRCGRSGALCSGVSRLPGVDALGPSVLGYPVFQAWLIPATLSSDSVRYSPEIKTSPPHILKKFAVCDIPLYEICDYNITRDQCKDLGCCFYRGVCYKKAVPIYVHVFSVLIMLIAGFFVVAIVFRVIQEVKRETEISVEAESSAKISEAPEQTTTQDPSSLKPTSTDSTKRTTSQVDATVTLSEAEETEE, from the exons ATGATGGACAG ATGTTCATGTCCTGTACCCCTTGTGCTGAGGTGTCCTGTCTTTCAGGTGTGGACGCTCTGGGTCCCCTGTGCTGACGTGTCTCGTCTTCCAGGTGTGGACGCTCTGGGGCCCTCTGTTCTGGGGTATCCCATCTTCCAGGTGTGGACACTCTGGGGCCCTCTGTTATGGGGTATCCTGTCTTCCAGGTGTGGACGCTCTGGGGCCCTCTGTTCTGGGGTATCCCGTCTTCCAGGTGTGGATGCTCTGGGGCCCTCTGTTCTGGGGTATCCCGTCTTCCAG GCATGGTTGATTCCTGCGACCCTTTCATCTGATTCTGTGAGATACTCCCCAGAGATCAAGACGTCCCCACCACACATCCTGAAGAAGTTTGCAG TGTGCGACATCCCTCTCTATGAGATCTGTGACTACAACATCACCAGGGACCAGTGCAAAGACCTCGGATGCTGTTTCTACAGGGGCGTCTGCTACAAGAAagctgttccca TTTATGTTCACGTGTTCTCCGTCCTGATCATGCTCATCGCGGGGTTCTTCGTCGTCGCCATCGTGTTCAG GGTTATACAGGAGGTTAAGAGAGAGACGGAGATCTCTGTGGAGGCCGAGTCGTCAGCCAAGATCAGTGAGGCGCCTGAGCAAACGACTACTCAAGACCCGTCGTCGCTCAAGCCTACCTCTACCGATAGCACTAAAAGAACTACAAGCCAAGTAGATG CCACAGTGACACTCTCGGAAGCCGAGGAAACGGAAGAATAA
- the Tex29 gene encoding testis-expressed protein 29 isoform X6 has product MMDRCSCPVPLVLRCPVFQAWLIPATLSSDSVRYSPEIKTSPPHILKKFAVCDIPLYEICDYNITRDQCKDLGCCFYRGVCYKKAVPIYVHVFSVLIMLIAGFFVVAIVFRVIQEVKRETEISVEAESSAKISEAPEQTTTQDPSSLKPTSTDSTKRTTSQVDATVTLSEAEETEE; this is encoded by the exons ATGATGGACAG ATGTTCATGTCCTGTACCCCTTGTGCTGAGGTGTCCTGTCTTTCAG GCATGGTTGATTCCTGCGACCCTTTCATCTGATTCTGTGAGATACTCCCCAGAGATCAAGACGTCCCCACCACACATCCTGAAGAAGTTTGCAG TGTGCGACATCCCTCTCTATGAGATCTGTGACTACAACATCACCAGGGACCAGTGCAAAGACCTCGGATGCTGTTTCTACAGGGGCGTCTGCTACAAGAAagctgttccca TTTATGTTCACGTGTTCTCCGTCCTGATCATGCTCATCGCGGGGTTCTTCGTCGTCGCCATCGTGTTCAG GGTTATACAGGAGGTTAAGAGAGAGACGGAGATCTCTGTGGAGGCCGAGTCGTCAGCCAAGATCAGTGAGGCGCCTGAGCAAACGACTACTCAAGACCCGTCGTCGCTCAAGCCTACCTCTACCGATAGCACTAAAAGAACTACAAGCCAAGTAGATG CCACAGTGACACTCTCGGAAGCCGAGGAAACGGAAGAATAA
- the Tex29 gene encoding testis-expressed protein 29 isoform X1: MMDRCSCPVPLVLRCPVFQVWTLWVPCADVSRLPGVDALGPSVLGYPIFQVWTLWGPLLWGILSSRCGRSGALCSGVSRLPGVDALGPSVLGYPVFQVWMLWDPHVLRCPVFQAWLIPATLSSDSVRYSPEIKTSPPHILKKFAVCDIPLYEICDYNITRDQCKDLGCCFYRGVCYKKAVPIYVHVFSVLIMLIAGFFVVAIVFRVIQEVKRETEISVEAESSAKISEAPEQTTTQDPSSLKPTSTDSTKRTTSQVDATVTLSEAEETEE; this comes from the exons ATGATGGACAG ATGTTCATGTCCTGTACCCCTTGTGCTGAGGTGTCCTGTCTTTCAGGTGTGGACGCTCTGGGTCCCCTGTGCTGACGTGTCTCGTCTTCCAGGTGTGGACGCTCTGGGGCCCTCTGTTCTGGGGTATCCCATCTTCCAGGTGTGGACACTCTGGGGCCCTCTGTTATGGGGTATCCTGTCTTCCAGGTGTGGACGCTCTGGGGCCCTCTGTTCTGGGGTATCCCGTCTTCCAGGTGTGGATGCTCTGGGGCCCTCTGTTCTGGGGTATCCCGTCTTCCAGGTGTGGATGCTTTGGGACCCCCATGTGCTGAGGTGTCCTGTCTTCCAGGCATGGTTGATTCCTGCGACCCTTTCATCTGATTCTGTGAGATACTCCCCAGAGATCAAGACGTCCCCACCACACATCCTGAAGAAGTTTGCAG TGTGCGACATCCCTCTCTATGAGATCTGTGACTACAACATCACCAGGGACCAGTGCAAAGACCTCGGATGCTGTTTCTACAGGGGCGTCTGCTACAAGAAagctgttccca TTTATGTTCACGTGTTCTCCGTCCTGATCATGCTCATCGCGGGGTTCTTCGTCGTCGCCATCGTGTTCAG GGTTATACAGGAGGTTAAGAGAGAGACGGAGATCTCTGTGGAGGCCGAGTCGTCAGCCAAGATCAGTGAGGCGCCTGAGCAAACGACTACTCAAGACCCGTCGTCGCTCAAGCCTACCTCTACCGATAGCACTAAAAGAACTACAAGCCAAGTAGATG CCACAGTGACACTCTCGGAAGCCGAGGAAACGGAAGAATAA
- the Tex29 gene encoding testis-expressed protein 29 isoform X5: protein MMDRCGRSGSPVLTCLVFQAWLIPATLSSDSVRYSPEIKTSPPHILKKFAVCDIPLYEICDYNITRDQCKDLGCCFYRGVCYKKAVPIYVHVFSVLIMLIAGFFVVAIVFRVIQEVKRETEISVEAESSAKISEAPEQTTTQDPSSLKPTSTDSTKRTTSQVDATVTLSEAEETEE from the exons ATGATGGACAG GTGTGGACGCTCTGGGTCCCCTGTGCTGACGTGTCTCGTCTTCCAG GCATGGTTGATTCCTGCGACCCTTTCATCTGATTCTGTGAGATACTCCCCAGAGATCAAGACGTCCCCACCACACATCCTGAAGAAGTTTGCAG TGTGCGACATCCCTCTCTATGAGATCTGTGACTACAACATCACCAGGGACCAGTGCAAAGACCTCGGATGCTGTTTCTACAGGGGCGTCTGCTACAAGAAagctgttccca TTTATGTTCACGTGTTCTCCGTCCTGATCATGCTCATCGCGGGGTTCTTCGTCGTCGCCATCGTGTTCAG GGTTATACAGGAGGTTAAGAGAGAGACGGAGATCTCTGTGGAGGCCGAGTCGTCAGCCAAGATCAGTGAGGCGCCTGAGCAAACGACTACTCAAGACCCGTCGTCGCTCAAGCCTACCTCTACCGATAGCACTAAAAGAACTACAAGCCAAGTAGATG CCACAGTGACACTCTCGGAAGCCGAGGAAACGGAAGAATAA
- the Tex29 gene encoding testis-expressed protein 29 isoform X3, with protein MMDRCGRSGSPVLTCLVFQVWTLWGPLFWGIPSSRCGHSGALCYGVSCLPGVDALGPSVLGYPVFQAWLIPATLSSDSVRYSPEIKTSPPHILKKFAVCDIPLYEICDYNITRDQCKDLGCCFYRGVCYKKAVPIYVHVFSVLIMLIAGFFVVAIVFRVIQEVKRETEISVEAESSAKISEAPEQTTTQDPSSLKPTSTDSTKRTTSQVDATVTLSEAEETEE; from the exons ATGATGGACAG GTGTGGACGCTCTGGGTCCCCTGTGCTGACGTGTCTCGTCTTCCAGGTGTGGACGCTCTGGGGCCCTCTGTTCTGGGGTATCCCATCTTCCAGGTGTGGACACTCTGGGGCCCTCTGTTATGGGGTATCCTGTCTTCCAGGTGTGGACGCTCTGGGGCCCTCTGTTCTGGGGTATCCCGTCTTCCAG GCATGGTTGATTCCTGCGACCCTTTCATCTGATTCTGTGAGATACTCCCCAGAGATCAAGACGTCCCCACCACACATCCTGAAGAAGTTTGCAG TGTGCGACATCCCTCTCTATGAGATCTGTGACTACAACATCACCAGGGACCAGTGCAAAGACCTCGGATGCTGTTTCTACAGGGGCGTCTGCTACAAGAAagctgttccca TTTATGTTCACGTGTTCTCCGTCCTGATCATGCTCATCGCGGGGTTCTTCGTCGTCGCCATCGTGTTCAG GGTTATACAGGAGGTTAAGAGAGAGACGGAGATCTCTGTGGAGGCCGAGTCGTCAGCCAAGATCAGTGAGGCGCCTGAGCAAACGACTACTCAAGACCCGTCGTCGCTCAAGCCTACCTCTACCGATAGCACTAAAAGAACTACAAGCCAAGTAGATG CCACAGTGACACTCTCGGAAGCCGAGGAAACGGAAGAATAA
- the Tex29 gene encoding testis-expressed protein 29 isoform X7 — protein MGYPVFQAWLIPATLSSDSVRYSPEIKTSPPHILKKFAVCDIPLYEICDYNITRDQCKDLGCCFYRGVCYKKAVPIYVHVFSVLIMLIAGFFVVAIVFRVIQEVKRETEISVEAESSAKISEAPEQTTTQDPSSLKPTSTDSTKRTTSQVDATVTLSEAEETEE, from the exons ATGGGGTATCCTGTCTTCCAG GCATGGTTGATTCCTGCGACCCTTTCATCTGATTCTGTGAGATACTCCCCAGAGATCAAGACGTCCCCACCACACATCCTGAAGAAGTTTGCAG TGTGCGACATCCCTCTCTATGAGATCTGTGACTACAACATCACCAGGGACCAGTGCAAAGACCTCGGATGCTGTTTCTACAGGGGCGTCTGCTACAAGAAagctgttccca TTTATGTTCACGTGTTCTCCGTCCTGATCATGCTCATCGCGGGGTTCTTCGTCGTCGCCATCGTGTTCAG GGTTATACAGGAGGTTAAGAGAGAGACGGAGATCTCTGTGGAGGCCGAGTCGTCAGCCAAGATCAGTGAGGCGCCTGAGCAAACGACTACTCAAGACCCGTCGTCGCTCAAGCCTACCTCTACCGATAGCACTAAAAGAACTACAAGCCAAGTAGATG CCACAGTGACACTCTCGGAAGCCGAGGAAACGGAAGAATAA